One region of Cystobacter ferrugineus genomic DNA includes:
- a CDS encoding SDR family oxidoreductase, giving the protein MFLVTGATGKLGRHVIEGLLKKVPAGEIIAAVRNPQKAAELAARGVQVRPADYSRSETLDAAFAGATRVLLISSSEVGQRIAQHRAVVEAARKAGVRLLVYTSILRADSSGLALAAEHKATEQLIRDSGIPFVFLRNGWYFENYTENLAPALEHGALLGSSGEGRISAASRADYAAAAVEVLTGTGHDNRVYELAGDTAFTLSELATEVSRQSGRNVVYKDLPPAQYQGALESAGVPGAFAGILVNSSEKAGRGELNDVSGVLSRLIGRPTTRLADAVAAAVRK; this is encoded by the coding sequence ATGTTTCTCGTCACTGGAGCCACTGGAAAGCTGGGCCGTCACGTCATCGAAGGGCTGCTGAAGAAGGTCCCCGCGGGGGAAATCATCGCGGCGGTGCGCAATCCCCAGAAGGCGGCGGAGCTCGCCGCCCGGGGCGTGCAGGTGCGCCCGGCCGACTACAGCCGGTCCGAGACGCTCGACGCCGCCTTCGCGGGCGCGACGCGGGTGCTGCTCATCTCCTCCAGCGAGGTGGGCCAGCGCATCGCCCAGCACCGGGCCGTGGTGGAGGCCGCCCGGAAGGCCGGAGTCCGCCTGCTCGTCTACACCAGCATCCTGCGCGCGGACAGCTCGGGCCTGGCGCTCGCCGCCGAGCACAAGGCCACCGAGCAGCTCATCCGCGACTCCGGCATCCCCTTCGTCTTCCTGCGCAACGGCTGGTACTTCGAGAACTACACCGAGAACCTCGCGCCGGCGCTGGAGCATGGCGCCCTCCTGGGCAGCTCGGGCGAGGGACGGATCTCCGCCGCGAGCCGGGCGGACTACGCCGCCGCGGCGGTGGAGGTGCTCACCGGCACCGGCCACGACAACCGCGTCTATGAGCTCGCGGGTGACACCGCCTTCACCCTGTCCGAGCTGGCCACCGAGGTGTCCCGTCAGTCGGGCCGGAACGTCGTCTACAAGGACCTGCCGCCCGCGCAGTACCAGGGCGCGCTGGAGTCGGCGGGCGTGCCGGGCGCCTTCGCGGGAATCCTCGTCAACTCGAGCGAGAAGGCTGGCCGGGGCGAGCTGAATGACGTCTCCGGGGTGCTGAGCCGGCTCATCGGCCGTCCCACCACCCGGCTCGCCGACGCCGTCGCCGCCGCCGTGCGGAAGTGA
- the fdhD gene encoding formate dehydrogenase accessory sulfurtransferase FdhD has protein sequence MTPTAVSIIGWSGAGKTTLITRLVPELRARGLRVGVVKHTSHPHPLHPEGRDTALHAQAGAALVAFATPQGVQVSLPSPPARLSALLERFAGHVDLVLVEGWKDGPLPKLEVWREGLEAPLSATRSDVLAFVGPEGSPGVGAGSTMEGRPRFEPEDMRGISDFLQRGLREGGWRPAAPSRPEAPTPGRAGPTVLPPGVTWRPVRRHTADDGLSPERDDAVAIEEPLDIRVSGDTVAVTLRTPGADRFLVTGFLFAEGLIHGAEDLGGLVHCGRPGEEGYGNTVEVTPAPGLVLDLERVSATRRGTLTTAACGVCGRRSVDDLVAACHPVPPGPLFSASVLANAPERLRGTQLNFAHTGGVHAAAALDAHGEVLAAFEDVGRHNAVDKVVGALVLEHGLRSARTALKDSPRPALLVVSGRVGFDILQKAAVARIPIVASVSAATSLAIDLAGRAGITLATFVRGGRFNVYSHPERLRED, from the coding sequence ATGACGCCAACGGCGGTTTCGATCATCGGCTGGTCCGGCGCGGGCAAGACGACGCTCATCACCCGGCTGGTGCCCGAGCTGCGCGCGCGGGGACTGCGCGTGGGCGTGGTGAAGCACACCTCGCACCCCCACCCCCTGCACCCCGAGGGCCGGGACACCGCGCTCCATGCCCAGGCCGGCGCGGCGCTCGTCGCCTTCGCCACCCCCCAGGGCGTGCAGGTGTCACTCCCCTCGCCGCCCGCGCGTCTGAGCGCCCTGCTGGAGCGCTTCGCCGGGCACGTGGACCTGGTGCTCGTCGAGGGGTGGAAGGACGGACCCCTGCCCAAGCTGGAGGTGTGGCGCGAGGGACTCGAGGCGCCCCTGTCGGCCACGCGCTCGGACGTGCTCGCCTTCGTCGGGCCAGAAGGGAGCCCGGGAGTGGGCGCGGGCTCCACGATGGAAGGCCGCCCGCGCTTCGAGCCCGAGGACATGCGGGGCATCTCCGACTTCCTCCAGCGGGGCCTGCGCGAGGGGGGATGGCGTCCGGCGGCGCCCTCGCGACCCGAGGCTCCGACTCCGGGACGAGCGGGTCCCACCGTGCTTCCCCCGGGAGTCACCTGGCGGCCCGTGCGGCGCCACACCGCGGACGACGGGCTGTCTCCCGAGCGGGACGATGCGGTGGCCATCGAGGAGCCGCTCGACATCCGCGTGAGTGGGGACACGGTGGCCGTCACCCTGCGCACTCCGGGCGCGGATCGCTTCCTCGTCACCGGCTTCCTCTTCGCCGAGGGCCTCATCCACGGGGCGGAGGACCTGGGGGGCCTGGTGCACTGCGGCCGGCCCGGGGAGGAGGGGTATGGCAACACGGTGGAGGTGACGCCCGCGCCGGGGCTCGTGCTCGACCTGGAGCGCGTGAGCGCCACGCGCCGGGGAACCCTCACCACGGCGGCATGTGGCGTGTGTGGCCGGCGCAGCGTGGATGACCTGGTGGCCGCGTGCCACCCGGTGCCCCCGGGCCCGCTGTTCTCCGCGTCCGTGCTGGCCAATGCCCCCGAGCGCCTGCGCGGAACACAGCTCAACTTCGCCCATACCGGCGGAGTCCATGCGGCGGCGGCGCTCGACGCACACGGCGAGGTGCTCGCGGCCTTCGAGGACGTGGGGCGCCACAACGCGGTGGACAAGGTGGTGGGGGCGCTGGTGCTGGAGCACGGCCTGCGCTCGGCGCGCACGGCCCTCAAGGACTCGCCGCGTCCGGCGCTGCTGGTGGTCAGCGGACGGGTGGGCTTCGACATCCTCCAGAAGGCCGCCGTGGCGCGCATTCCCATTGTCGCCAGCGTGTCCGCCGCCACCTCGCTCGCCATCGACCTGGCCGGGCGCGCCGGAATCACCCTCGCCACCTTCGTGCGCGGCGGCCGCTTCAACGTCTATTCCCACCCCGAGCGCCTCCGCGAGGACTGA
- the mobA gene encoding molybdenum cofactor guanylyltransferase, whose translation MRSDEVSEQAEYPEVTLAVIAGGRGSRLGGVAKGLLEVRGQPVLERVLTLRGLCGDVLLVANEPGPYARWGLRAVADVVRGRGAPGGVHAALVGTRTEWVLAVACDMPFVTREVVRVLLEARAPGVDAVAFTVAGRVEPLLALYRRALARPWGEALEAGEPSLRALLAGCRARLLPEESLRAVDPALRAVVSVNTPEDLARHGASLPPAGSGN comes from the coding sequence ATGAGGAGCGATGAGGTGAGTGAACAGGCCGAGTACCCGGAGGTGACGCTGGCGGTGATCGCGGGAGGGCGGGGCTCCCGGCTGGGAGGCGTGGCCAAGGGGTTGTTGGAGGTGCGGGGGCAGCCGGTGCTCGAGCGCGTGCTGACGCTGCGCGGGCTGTGTGGGGACGTGCTGCTGGTGGCCAATGAGCCCGGGCCCTACGCGCGCTGGGGCTTGCGCGCGGTGGCGGACGTGGTGCGGGGGCGAGGGGCGCCGGGCGGGGTCCACGCGGCGTTGGTGGGCACACGCACCGAGTGGGTCCTGGCCGTGGCGTGTGACATGCCCTTCGTGACGCGGGAGGTGGTGCGGGTGCTGCTGGAGGCGCGCGCGCCCGGGGTGGACGCGGTGGCCTTCACGGTGGCGGGCCGGGTGGAGCCGTTGCTGGCCCTGTACCGCCGGGCCCTGGCGCGTCCCTGGGGCGAGGCGCTCGAGGCGGGGGAGCCCTCCCTGCGCGCGCTGCTGGCCGGCTGCCGCGCGAGGCTCCTGCCCGAGGAGTCCCTCCGGGCGGTGGACCCGGCGCTGCGCGCGGTGGTGAGCGTGAACACGCCGGAGGACTTGGCGCGTCATGGCGCTTCGCTGCCCCCGGCGGGGAGTGGGAACTGA
- a CDS encoding SDR family NAD(P)-dependent oxidoreductase, giving the protein MDRLKDKVALVTGAASGIGRATALLFAREGARVVATDIATVGEEVARDIRAEGGHALFLRHDVTDEVEWHAVMSRTLEAHGRLDVLVNNAGISTSRAVTDLSLAEWREQLAVNLDGVFLGIKYAVRTMRAGKRQGSIVNVASVSGLVGSPGTAAYSASKGGVRMLSKAVAMECAADRIRVNTVFPGGVRTPIWQNADWWKGFVDQVGSEAEAWKQLDASAPLGRMAEPEEIAEAILYLASDCARYVTGTELVVDGGYTAR; this is encoded by the coding sequence ATGGATCGACTCAAGGACAAGGTGGCCCTCGTGACGGGGGCCGCATCGGGGATTGGCCGGGCCACGGCGTTGCTGTTCGCGAGGGAAGGCGCGCGGGTGGTGGCGACGGACATCGCCACCGTGGGCGAGGAGGTGGCGCGGGACATCCGCGCCGAGGGCGGTCATGCGCTGTTCCTCAGGCACGACGTGACGGACGAGGTGGAGTGGCACGCGGTGATGAGCCGGACGCTCGAGGCGCATGGGCGGCTGGACGTGCTGGTGAACAACGCGGGCATCTCCACGTCGCGCGCGGTGACGGACCTGTCCCTGGCCGAGTGGCGCGAGCAGCTCGCGGTGAACCTGGACGGCGTCTTTCTGGGCATCAAGTACGCGGTGCGCACCATGCGCGCGGGCAAGCGCCAGGGCTCCATCGTCAACGTGGCGAGCGTGTCGGGGCTGGTGGGCAGTCCGGGCACCGCGGCCTATTCGGCGAGCAAGGGCGGGGTGCGCATGTTGAGCAAGGCGGTGGCGATGGAGTGCGCGGCCGACCGCATCCGCGTCAACACCGTCTTCCCGGGCGGGGTGCGCACGCCCATCTGGCAGAACGCCGACTGGTGGAAGGGCTTCGTCGATCAGGTGGGCAGCGAGGCCGAGGCGTGGAAGCAGTTGGATGCCTCCGCCCCCCTGGGCCGCATGGCCGAGCCCGAGGAGATCGCCGAGGCCATCCTCTACCTGGCCTCGGACTGCGCGCGCTACGTGACGGGCACCGAACTCGTCGTGGACGGCGGCTACACCGCGCGCTAG
- a CDS encoding Abi family protein, which translates to MGRPYTKPALTFDQQLAQLEGRGMRVGDRNLAISALGRISYYRLSAYWHPFKRPDKTFESGATFEEALKLYEFDRRLRLTVLDAIERVEILVRTRVTYTLGHGYGAFAHTKASSFDSTFRHSDWYSELSKEVARAKETFLEHYGATYDGFPDVPIWMASEVMSLGTLSKMFKGMRHPDQSAVTSSWKVHRIVAQSWLHTLSYVRNVCAHHARLWNRELAIKPVLPKHQPGWNTLHNGRVYFVLCILRRLVQSDPDGTGWAQKVVGLLTELNALPRWQQAMGIPTNWNTQVFWK; encoded by the coding sequence ATGGGTAGGCCCTATACCAAACCCGCCCTGACGTTCGACCAGCAGCTCGCCCAGTTGGAAGGCCGCGGGATGCGCGTTGGCGATCGCAACCTCGCCATCAGTGCTCTCGGCCGAATCAGTTACTACCGACTGAGCGCGTACTGGCACCCGTTCAAACGTCCTGACAAGACCTTCGAATCAGGGGCAACCTTCGAGGAAGCACTCAAACTCTACGAGTTTGACCGGCGCCTCCGGCTCACGGTTCTCGACGCAATCGAGCGTGTGGAGATTCTCGTGCGCACGCGCGTCACGTACACGTTGGGCCATGGATATGGCGCGTTCGCGCATACGAAGGCGAGCAGCTTCGATTCCACGTTCAGGCACTCCGATTGGTACAGTGAATTGTCCAAAGAGGTAGCCCGCGCGAAAGAAACGTTTCTCGAGCACTATGGCGCGACCTACGACGGATTCCCCGACGTCCCGATCTGGATGGCCTCCGAGGTAATGTCTCTCGGAACGCTCTCCAAGATGTTCAAGGGGATGCGGCACCCAGACCAGAGTGCGGTGACCTCCAGCTGGAAAGTGCACAGAATCGTAGCCCAGTCATGGCTGCACACGCTCTCGTATGTGCGCAACGTCTGCGCCCACCATGCACGGCTATGGAACCGGGAATTGGCGATCAAGCCAGTGCTCCCCAAGCACCAGCCTGGATGGAACACACTACACAACGGGCGGGTCTACTTTGTTCTCTGCATACTCCGGCGGTTGGTCCAATCCGATCCCGACGGAACTGGGTGGGCACAAAAGGTGGTTGGCCTGCTGACCGAGTTGAACGCCCTGCCGAGATGGCAACAGGCCATGGGCATTCCCACGAACTGGAACACCCAGGTGTTTTGGAAGTAG
- the glp gene encoding gephyrin-like molybdotransferase Glp has protein sequence MSLTSLATARRAALGALSPAPPEPVPLLDALGRFLARELVASRSVPGCPVSAMDGYAVRAEDTTHATREQPARLRVTDTIYAGHLPSRSLQPGDAARIFTGAPLPSGATAVVRQEVTRPVTDNGAVDIFVPAPRGKDIRSEGEELLVGTPLLRAGQRIDASVLGVIASLGETRVLVRPPPHVAVLATGDELVPPGQPALPHQVYESNLVLISALAREAGAEVVARERAGDDDDMLRLALLRLVDRAQVLITTGGASVGDKDRVKRVLTTLGATFLVDGVALKPGKPVAVARLGTTAVVVLPGTPGAALVAFDQFARPLLLRAQGVSEERQRVRARLDGEQHKQAGLTYLLGGTLETREDGNVWTRLREKGGGHALRHIGAEGFALLPPGRADFAEGELVDFERFDHPRYVPVEPE, from the coding sequence ATGTCCCTCACGTCCCTCGCCACCGCCCGGCGGGCCGCCCTCGGCGCGCTCTCCCCCGCGCCCCCCGAGCCCGTCCCCCTCCTGGACGCCCTCGGACGCTTCCTCGCCCGGGAGCTCGTCGCCTCGCGCTCGGTGCCCGGCTGCCCCGTGTCCGCCATGGATGGGTATGCCGTCCGGGCCGAGGACACCACGCACGCCACGCGCGAGCAGCCCGCACGCCTGCGCGTCACCGACACCATCTACGCCGGCCACCTGCCCTCTCGCTCGCTCCAGCCCGGCGACGCCGCGCGCATCTTCACCGGCGCGCCCCTGCCCTCGGGCGCCACCGCCGTCGTGCGCCAGGAAGTCACCCGGCCCGTGACGGACAACGGCGCCGTGGACATCTTCGTCCCCGCGCCCCGCGGCAAGGACATCCGCTCCGAGGGCGAGGAGCTGCTCGTGGGCACCCCGCTGCTGCGCGCCGGCCAGCGCATCGATGCCTCGGTGCTCGGCGTCATCGCCTCGCTCGGCGAGACCCGGGTGCTCGTGCGCCCACCGCCCCACGTCGCCGTGCTCGCCACCGGTGACGAGCTGGTGCCCCCCGGCCAGCCCGCCCTCCCCCACCAGGTGTACGAGAGCAACCTCGTCCTCATCTCCGCGCTCGCGCGGGAGGCCGGCGCCGAGGTCGTCGCCCGGGAGCGCGCCGGGGACGACGACGACATGCTGCGCCTGGCCCTGCTGCGGCTGGTGGACCGCGCCCAGGTGCTCATCACCACCGGGGGCGCGTCCGTGGGGGACAAGGATCGCGTCAAGCGCGTGCTCACCACCCTGGGGGCCACCTTCCTCGTGGACGGCGTGGCCCTCAAACCCGGCAAGCCCGTGGCCGTCGCGCGCCTGGGCACCACCGCCGTCGTCGTGCTGCCCGGCACGCCGGGCGCCGCCCTCGTCGCCTTCGACCAGTTCGCCCGGCCCCTGCTCCTGCGTGCCCAGGGTGTGAGCGAGGAGCGCCAGCGGGTGCGCGCGCGGCTGGATGGGGAACAGCACAAGCAGGCGGGACTCACCTATCTGCTCGGCGGCACCCTGGAGACGCGCGAGGACGGCAACGTGTGGACGCGCCTGCGCGAGAAGGGGGGCGGCCATGCCCTGCGCCACATCGGCGCCGAGGGCTTCGCGCTGCTGCCTCCGGGCCGCGCCGACTTCGCCGAGGGCGAGCTCGTGGACTTCGAGCGCTTCGACCATCCCCGCTACGTGCCCGTGGAGCCCGAATGA
- a CDS encoding ABC transporter ATP-binding protein yields the protein MARLLVEDVHVRLGSNDILKGITADFRHGEVVALLGRSGCGKSTLLRSIAGLETPLRGRIHIGDRTVFDAAAKVNLPPEQRDLGLVFQSYALWPHKTVAENVAYGLKLRKQSKDAIDRAVREVLKGVDLEGVGDRLPSQLSGGQQQRVALARALVYSPPLVLLDEPLSNLDAKLREEARIWIRALIKRMGLTALFVTHDQVEAMAIADRIMLLDGGRVVQDGSPEQLYTEPQSLFAANFMGVNNTLPGRVVERRGNEARLEVGGLSLWGQQRGGTGGDGAATAVIRVEELSLASEPGENRLPAHLDSSIYVGGRWEHQFQLAGHALRATTREALSPGAYTLAFPKERLWIF from the coding sequence ATGGCTAGGTTGCTCGTCGAGGACGTGCACGTCCGGCTCGGCTCCAATGACATCCTCAAGGGCATCACCGCCGACTTCCGGCATGGTGAGGTGGTGGCGCTGCTCGGGCGCTCCGGCTGCGGCAAGTCGACGCTGCTGCGCTCCATCGCCGGGCTGGAGACGCCCCTCCGGGGCCGCATCCACATTGGCGATCGCACGGTGTTCGACGCGGCGGCGAAGGTGAACCTGCCGCCAGAGCAGCGCGACCTGGGGCTCGTCTTCCAGTCCTACGCGCTGTGGCCCCACAAGACGGTGGCGGAGAACGTCGCCTATGGCTTGAAGCTGCGCAAACAGTCGAAGGACGCTATCGACCGGGCGGTGCGCGAGGTGCTCAAGGGCGTGGACCTGGAGGGGGTGGGCGATCGTCTTCCCAGCCAGCTCTCCGGAGGCCAGCAGCAGCGCGTGGCCCTGGCGCGCGCGCTCGTCTACAGCCCGCCGCTCGTGCTGCTGGACGAGCCCCTGTCCAACCTGGACGCGAAGCTGCGCGAGGAGGCACGCATCTGGATTCGCGCCCTCATCAAGCGGATGGGGCTCACCGCCCTCTTCGTCACGCATGATCAGGTGGAGGCGATGGCCATCGCGGATCGCATCATGCTCCTGGACGGAGGGCGCGTGGTGCAGGACGGCTCGCCGGAGCAGCTCTACACGGAGCCCCAGAGCCTGTTCGCCGCGAACTTCATGGGGGTGAACAACACCCTGCCGGGGCGGGTGGTGGAGCGCCGCGGGAACGAGGCCCGTCTGGAGGTGGGCGGGCTGTCGTTGTGGGGTCAGCAGCGGGGCGGGACGGGCGGAGATGGAGCCGCCACGGCCGTCATCCGCGTGGAGGAGCTGTCATTGGCGTCCGAACCCGGGGAGAACCGGCTGCCGGCGCACCTGGACAGTTCCATCTACGTGGGCGGCCGCTGGGAGCACCAGTTCCAGCTCGCGGGTCACGCGCTGCGCGCCACCACGCGCGAGGCCCTGTCCCCCGGCGCATACACGCTCGCGTTCCCGAAGGAGCGGCTGTGGATCTTCTGA
- a CDS encoding OprO/OprP family phosphate-selective porin yields the protein MDLLTRVLVGSLLVGSAPALAQETVSSAATDEARRAEIDALRARLESLEKRQARDHEELEEVRAVMAPIAPQLVPPGPATAPVDTARAVAVPVPGAKVTDVQVEWGAGAPIFRSGDGVFSFKPRGRILLDVSGSGGSGYEARNITTTGSRALRLGIEGGVGPHLFYQFESDFAENGVDVVTAFLGWRHKVLGLDYDIRIGNLFNDRGLEGSTGSDSTPFVERTVVGTAIIPQRGFYGIGAQGRLFGPNWHASLTLTGDDVDSAYAVNDSRTVIARAHWNPVKTDTTVVHVGAWGFDEKLSSAAGTVTRNTVIGGRFNGSLRVSTGPLTGATGDTGYGAELGGYWRALWAMAELGRREVRLAGQRDFLSDAWSVSVGGFVTGETPPYNPRFGNFTQPKVSRSILDGGPGAIELTARYERLAFTQESRLGEGWAATVGVNWYLNSFTRLMLNGIHWHTDNRGGDFAGGDDGETVTLRAQVSY from the coding sequence GTGGATCTTCTGACGCGTGTGCTCGTGGGCTCGTTGCTGGTGGGCTCCGCTCCCGCCCTCGCGCAGGAGACTGTGTCCAGTGCGGCGACGGACGAGGCGCGGCGGGCGGAGATCGACGCGCTGCGCGCCCGGCTGGAATCGCTCGAGAAGAGACAAGCGCGAGACCATGAGGAACTGGAGGAGGTCCGCGCGGTCATGGCGCCGATCGCCCCGCAGCTCGTTCCTCCGGGTCCGGCCACGGCTCCGGTCGACACGGCGCGAGCGGTGGCCGTGCCCGTGCCCGGCGCGAAGGTGACGGACGTGCAGGTCGAGTGGGGCGCGGGTGCTCCGATCTTCCGCTCGGGGGACGGGGTCTTCTCGTTCAAGCCGCGCGGGCGAATCCTGCTCGATGTGAGCGGCAGCGGGGGCTCTGGCTACGAGGCCCGGAACATCACGACGACGGGCTCGCGGGCGCTGCGCCTGGGCATCGAGGGGGGCGTCGGTCCGCACCTCTTCTACCAGTTCGAGAGCGACTTCGCCGAGAACGGGGTCGACGTGGTCACCGCCTTCCTGGGCTGGCGTCACAAGGTGTTGGGGCTCGATTACGACATCCGCATTGGCAACCTCTTCAACGATCGTGGCCTGGAGGGCTCGACGGGCTCGGACTCGACGCCCTTCGTCGAGCGGACGGTCGTCGGGACGGCGATCATCCCGCAGCGGGGCTTCTATGGCATTGGCGCGCAGGGGCGGCTGTTCGGGCCGAACTGGCACGCCTCGCTGACGCTCACGGGGGACGACGTCGACAGTGCCTATGCCGTCAACGACAGCCGCACCGTGATCGCGCGAGCGCACTGGAACCCGGTGAAGACGGACACCACCGTCGTCCACGTGGGGGCATGGGGCTTCGATGAGAAGCTGTCATCGGCGGCGGGCACGGTGACACGCAACACCGTCATCGGTGGCCGGTTCAATGGGAGTCTGCGTGTGTCGACGGGTCCGCTCACGGGGGCCACGGGCGACACCGGCTATGGGGCCGAACTGGGAGGCTACTGGCGCGCGCTGTGGGCCATGGCGGAACTGGGCCGGCGCGAGGTGCGGCTGGCGGGCCAGCGGGACTTCCTGAGCGATGCCTGGAGTGTCTCGGTGGGCGGATTCGTGACGGGCGAGACGCCGCCCTACAATCCGCGCTTCGGCAACTTCACCCAGCCGAAGGTGAGCCGGTCCATCCTCGACGGAGGCCCTGGGGCCATCGAGCTGACCGCGCGCTACGAGCGCCTGGCCTTCACCCAGGAGTCGCGGTTGGGCGAGGGCTGGGCGGCGACCGTGGGCGTGAACTGGTATCTCAACAGCTTCACCCGGCTGATGCTCAATGGCATCCACTGGCACACGGACAATCGCGGTGGCGACTTCGCCGGCGGGGATGATGGAGAGACCGTGACCCTGCGCGCGCAGGTGTCCTACTGA
- a CDS encoding ABC transporter permease: protein MNRSLRIGIVLASALAILSPLLLVVWQSFLDGPFFARNVHPTLGAYQFVFEDPDFYRALGTSVVVAVGMTLIAVPVGALLAFLLVRTDLPGRRWMEPLILTPMFISSIVLAFGFVVAFGPVGIISLWVKGWLGSLPWDVYSLPSLIIIAGLTHAPHVFLYAATALRSLGSDVEEAARSIGAGPLRVAATVSLPMIRPALLYAGVLVFFLGFELFGLPLVLADPKGVLVLATYLYKLTNVLGIPSYQLMAVVVMVIVFIAVPLVWLQNRLLKSANRYVSIKGKAQSARPIALGPWRWPAAAFIALWLLTVVVAPVCALVLRAFLSSWGEGVVLADALTLDHFRELTHYPNLMRGITNTLVLAAVGGAASVVVYTLINLAVHRWQSAWARVIDYLVLLPRAMPGIVAGLAIFWVFLFFPPLQPLRQTLLAMWVAYTLVWMAYGMRLVSGSLLQIGPELEEAGRVVGASPGRVSLDVTLPLIRAGLLGSWLLVFVTFVREYSTGVYLLGPGTEVIGSLLVSLWATGAVDTVVALSVINIAMVGAGLLLITLFGRKAHHG, encoded by the coding sequence ATGAACCGCTCATTGAGAATCGGGATCGTCCTGGCCTCCGCGCTGGCCATTCTCTCCCCCCTGCTGCTGGTCGTCTGGCAGAGCTTCCTGGACGGCCCCTTCTTCGCCCGCAACGTGCACCCGACGCTGGGGGCCTATCAATTCGTCTTCGAGGATCCGGACTTCTACCGCGCGCTGGGGACCTCGGTGGTGGTGGCCGTGGGCATGACGCTCATCGCCGTGCCCGTGGGGGCGCTCCTGGCCTTCCTGCTGGTGCGCACGGACCTGCCGGGCCGGCGGTGGATGGAGCCGCTCATCCTCACGCCGATGTTCATCTCCTCCATCGTGCTGGCGTTCGGCTTCGTGGTGGCCTTCGGGCCGGTGGGTATCATCAGCCTGTGGGTGAAGGGGTGGCTGGGCTCGCTGCCCTGGGATGTCTACTCGCTGCCGTCGCTCATCATCATCGCGGGGCTCACGCACGCGCCCCACGTGTTCCTCTATGCCGCCACGGCGCTGCGCAGCCTGGGCTCGGACGTGGAGGAGGCGGCGCGCTCCATCGGCGCGGGGCCCCTGCGGGTGGCCGCCACCGTCAGCCTGCCGATGATCCGCCCCGCGCTCTTGTACGCCGGCGTGCTCGTGTTCTTCCTGGGCTTCGAGCTGTTCGGCCTGCCGCTGGTGCTGGCGGACCCCAAGGGCGTGCTGGTGCTGGCCACCTACCTCTACAAGCTGACGAACGTGCTGGGCATTCCCTCCTACCAGCTCATGGCCGTGGTGGTGATGGTCATCGTCTTCATCGCGGTGCCGCTGGTGTGGTTGCAGAACCGGCTGCTCAAGAGCGCCAACCGCTACGTGTCCATCAAGGGCAAGGCGCAGAGCGCGCGGCCCATCGCCCTGGGCCCGTGGCGCTGGCCCGCGGCGGCGTTCATCGCGCTCTGGTTGCTCACGGTGGTGGTGGCGCCCGTGTGCGCGCTCGTGCTGCGCGCCTTCCTGTCGAGCTGGGGTGAGGGCGTGGTGCTGGCCGACGCGCTGACGCTGGACCACTTCCGTGAGCTCACCCACTACCCCAACCTGATGCGCGGCATCACCAACACCCTGGTGCTGGCCGCGGTGGGCGGAGCCGCGTCGGTGGTCGTCTACACCCTCATCAACCTCGCGGTGCACCGCTGGCAGTCGGCCTGGGCGCGTGTCATCGATTATCTCGTGCTGTTGCCTCGCGCCATGCCGGGCATCGTCGCCGGTCTGGCCATCTTCTGGGTCTTCCTCTTCTTCCCGCCGTTGCAGCCGTTGCGGCAGACGCTGCTGGCCATGTGGGTGGCCTACACGCTGGTGTGGATGGCCTATGGCATGCGCCTGGTGTCCGGCAGCCTGCTGCAGATCGGTCCGGAGCTGGAGGAGGCCGGCCGGGTGGTGGGGGCCTCTCCGGGGCGCGTCAGCCTGGACGTCACGCTGCCGCTGATTCGCGCGGGGTTGCTCGGCAGTTGGTTGCTCGTCTTCGTCACCTTCGTGCGCGAGTACTCCACCGGTGTCTATCTGCTGGGGCCCGGGACGGAAGTGATTGGTTCGTTGCTCGTGTCGCTCTGGGCCACCGGAGCGGTGGACACCGTTGTCGCCCTGTCGGTCATCAACATCGCGATGGTTGGCGCGGGTCTCTTGTTGATCACCCTGTTCGGAAGGAAGGCACACCATGGCTAG
- a CDS encoding winged helix-turn-helix transcriptional regulator, translating to MAERRRPGRLATKVARAAREAREQGNVLAPMCPSRGVLEHVTSRWGVLVLVCLLEDTHRFSELRRKVGGVSEKMLAQTLQALERDGFVLREAYPVIPPRVDYSLTPLGREVAERVESLVDWIEDNLGRVLEARGEHAADDQAS from the coding sequence ATGGCGGAAAGAAGGCGTCCGGGACGATTGGCCACGAAGGTGGCGCGGGCGGCACGCGAGGCGAGGGAGCAGGGCAACGTGCTCGCGCCCATGTGCCCCTCGCGCGGGGTGCTGGAGCACGTGACGAGCCGCTGGGGCGTGCTGGTGCTCGTGTGCCTGCTGGAGGACACGCACCGCTTCAGTGAGCTGCGGCGCAAGGTGGGGGGCGTGAGCGAGAAGATGCTCGCCCAGACACTGCAAGCGCTCGAGCGTGACGGCTTCGTGTTGCGCGAGGCCTACCCGGTGATTCCCCCTCGCGTGGACTACAGCCTCACGCCCCTGGGCCGCGAGGTGGCCGAGCGCGTGGAGTCGCTGGTGGATTGGATCGAGGACAACCTCGGGCGGGTGCTCGAGGCACGCGGCGAGCACGCGGCCGACGATCAGGCGTCCTGA